Proteins from one Limanda limanda chromosome 9, fLimLim1.1, whole genome shotgun sequence genomic window:
- the rgs5a gene encoding regulator of G-protein signaling 5a translates to MCRGLAALPQTCRDRAKEIKSKLGVLLQKPDNAIDLIIQYPEKPEKKPEKLQKPAPEEAAQWRECLDRVLSNNYGLAAFRSFLQSEFSEENIEFWTACEDFKKTKNPSKMAAKAKKIYEDFIQSEGPREVNIDHFTKDVTLRNLVDLSPATFDLAQKRIHALMEKDSFGRFIRSDQYQELLVN, encoded by the exons ATGTGCAGAGGATTAGCTGCCTTACCCCAGACCTGCCGGGACAG GGCAAAGGAGATCAAGTCGAAGTTGGGAGTTTTGCTGCAGAAGCCGGACAATGCCATCGACCTCATCATCCAGTACCCGGAGAAGCCGGAGAAGAAGCcggagaagctgcagaa GCCGGCTCCGGAGGAGGCGGCTCAGTGGCGCGAGTGTCTGGACCGAGTGCTGAGCAACAACT acGGCCTGGCTGCTTTCCGTAGCTTCCTTCAGTCCGAGTTCAGCGAGGAGAACATCGAGTTCTGGACCGCCTGCGAGGACTTCAAGAAGACCAAGAACCcaagcaagatggccgccaagGCCAAGAAGATCTACGAAGACTTCATCCAGTCCGAGGGACCCAGAGAG GTGAACATTGACCACTTCACCAAGGACGTGACCCTGAGGAACCTGGTGGACCTCTCCCCTGCGACCTTTGACCTGGCCCAGAAGAGGATCCACGCCCTGATGGAGAAGGACTCCTTCGGCCGCTTCATCCGATCCGACCAGTACCAGGAGCTCCTGGTCAACTAA